Genomic DNA from Bremerella alba:
CGTGCGGCCTCGAGCCGGACGACCGTTATCGGGTTGAAAGACAACGACAATATTGTTGAGAGGCTTCCCGTCAAGCGTGATGGTTCCGCTCACCTGCCCTAGGTCAGGCTGATCACTAGGCCCACTACAGCCTGTCAGACTCAGTAGTATCATCGACAAGGCCACTGCCAGGCGACCAGTTTGTAACGACTTCACTGTGCAACTCCGTAATGTGGCTTATAAAATGTTGAGATTTCAGCTTAGCGGCCGTGCCGCCGCACGATCGGCGGCGCGGATTGCTCGTAAGAAATCCTTCGGATTAAAACTCGCCAAGGACTTCACGGCCTGAGCGGGTGCTCAGCCCCTGATAGGTCGCCATATCCATGTTTTCCGACAGGAAACGGACGCTGCCGTCACCCAAGAGGAATTGAGCTCCGCCGGCGTGCCAGCTACCAGCCGCTTCTTCGGAGCCGCCGTTGATCGGATCGTTACCTTCCGCGGCGATTAAGTACTCCGTCATCTCAGTGGGCGGATTGCCGTCAGCCCCGCCTGAGAACATGGCATGCCGGTCGCAACCCCCGCTAAAATGGCCGATGACGTCGCCGCCAGTATCGACGACCTCGCTGACGAAGATCGTGTTGGACAGACCGTCCTTCACATCGGCAAACCGAGTCTTGCTCGCGACGTAGAAAACACCGTTGCCATTCATGCAGCCCCAATCTTCCGATTTCATCTCAGCGACCGTCGATACTCCAGTGCAGACGCAGTTGTCATTTCCGTTCCCGATCCGAGTTCCCATGTTTCCGTTGTAATTGGATGGTTGGTCCCCGACCGCATACTTCTGAGCACCGTTGCGAACGTCTTCCTGGGAGGGGCACCAGAACACTTGAACGTCGTTTTCCAAAACGATCACTGGCTTCCCGGAACCTGAGCTGCCTGATTCGCTGCCATACCCGTCGGTAGCCCCCTGGATCGAGTCGTAGAGTGCCCTTTGCTCGAGGAACGGCAAGATGCTTGCCTGCCACGTCCAACCGTGTCCGTTGTACTGCGTGCCAGCCGCGTTCACCATCCCTTGATTGCCAGAGGCTAGACTAAGGTAGGTGTCGTGATAGTTGTGCAATGCCAACCCGATCTGCTTTAGGTTATTCTGGCACTGCATTCTCCGAGCCGCCTCGCGGGCTTGCTGGACAGCCGGCAGAAGCAAGCTGATAAGGACCCCGATAATCGCGATTACCACCAGCAGTTCCACCAGCGTGAAACCTTTTCGCGCAGACAGTGCATTACGTGTGACTTGAAATTTCATCAGACCTACTCTTAATGAATTACGACGTTATGATTCAACGATTTCGCCAAACATTTCGGCGACCGCGATCGTTTCGATCACTATGGCGGTCAATAGAATGGGATCAAATCAAATGCACAATCGGCTTTTCCGCAGACGGATTGCAATTCACGAAATCTAAACAAAGTCCACGATTCTTCCGGGCCCTCTGGGGGTCAACAATGTTGCCTTCGCGAGAGTCTCGTGCGCAAAACAGATATTAGAAAAAACGTCAACAACTCTGTTATTTTTAGGCGCTGCGGTGACCCGCACTCTTGTAGCCGGGAAACGACACGTTAAGAAGCGTTTCTTGATCACAAGCACGATAGAGTCGGAGGTCACAGGCAAACGCATGTCAGCATTTGACAAGCTACTTCGTGCTTGGTTCTGCCCAATCTAGAACGGCGAGAATGCCGCGATGATCGGAAGCGACCGGTGAATCGAGCACGCGATACTCAACGACCTTCCATCCTTCCATAGGCCGAAGCATGATGTAGTCAATCTGTCGCGTTGGCGTGTCGCTGGGAAAGGTTGCCAGGATATGGCGATTGGCTCGGGTCCAATCGTTTTCCAAAAGTGTCAGCGTTCTGCTCTCAGGCAACGCATTCAAATCGCCGGCCAGCAGGGCAGGGCGATTCCCCCAATCTCGAATCAGCTGGGCAATCATCTCGCAAGAAGCGACACGCTCTTTATCGTCACCTCGATAGTCAAAATGCGTGGCCAAGAATTTCAACGGTTGCTTCATGCCTGGCACGCTAATATCGGCCTCCATCAATCCACGCTGTTCGCCTGACGTAAGCGCCGGAAGTGGGTGGTTCGTCACCGAAATCGAAGAATATTTCGTCAAAATGGCATTGCCGTAGCGTCCCCCTTGGAAGTCGATATTTCCACCAAAGACGCTGTTCATCTTCAGTAGTTTGGCAAGTACTGCCGTCTGATCGACGTTTTCCGTTCGCTTCGTGTTTTGATCGACTTCCTGCAGAGCAACAATGTCGGGCTTGGCATCGCTCAAGACTTGAGCGATGCGTTTCAGATCTAGCTTTCCGTCGGTCCCTTCACCGTGGTGAATGTTGTAGCTGACAACTCGGACCCGCGTCGGCTCTTGAGCCGCTGCTGCTGACACAACACCAATCGCGAGCAACAAGAGAGGCAAAGCTCGAAAAGTTAGCATCGAATTCCCTTCGCAACTATTGGGCAGGCAAAAACACAACAGCGTCGGCAACCACATAGCCATCGACACCTTCGTTGGTCAATGTAACCACCGTCTCACCACTAAGCTCGAATTTGCCCAACGAAACAAAGACCTTATCGATGCTCGGGGCCTTCTTTTGATCGATCGTCCCGGAGTAGACTTCCTTCCCTTGCGTAGTGACACTTACCGGCACGTTCGATGCACGATTGGGATTATTGGAATAGGCAACGCGAACGTCATACTTGCCGGCTTCCAACTTCGAGACTCGGAAGGAGATCGACTTTTTGCCCTGGGCCTTGTTTTCGTCGTGAACGTAACCTGTCCCCACGTAGCCAGAAACGGAACTGCTTACGGGCCAAGCTCCTGACATCTGAGCCTGGGTATCGTCAACGACGATGCCGTCTAGTTTCTTGGGGTCGATAACTTGTTTCGGAGCGAACCTCTTGCGTTCCATTTCTAGGACTTGTCCATCCTTTAGGAGTCGCTCGCTCAGTTCGGCATATTCGACATCTTGAACAGCGATGTCTTGATCAATAGCCATGCATGCCGCCGTAGCAGCCGATTGACCGAGGATCATAAAGACTGGTTCCATGCGGATCGATCCGTAGGCAATGTGCGATGACGACACGCAGACAGGCACCAACAAGTTGGTACATTCCTCCTTTTTAGGAGTCACGCTGTCGTAACTGATCGGGTACGGACCGCCCGGGCTGATCTGAATATCCCCTTCGTTTCGGACATGTCCCTGCTCGTTAACAAACCGCTGAACGTTATGCGAATCCATGTTGTACGAGCCCATCCCGATGCTCTTGGGTGTAGGGACTTGCGCTTTCAACATCGGTTCGCACATCACGACGGGGCCGATCATGCGGCGAGCTTCGCGGACGTAGATCTGATGCGGCCAATTGCCATTGTCGACGAACTCATCCTTCGCCAATCCCCACTTATTCATGCGATCTTGGATGTCCTTAGGAATGGACGGATCGTTGGCAATAAAGTAGAGCCAGCCCTTTTGATAAGTTTCGTGCTCTTGAATGATTTCCTTACGGCGTTCGTACGAAGCTTCTGGATAGTCGTAGTTCATCCCGATGTTATCGGTTGAGAATGCTCCGTGATTGTTCGTATCGGTCTTGAAATTTGGGGCGGGGTCGAACTTATTGAAGACACCCTTCCAGCCACCCTTGAGGTAACGAGCAAGCAACGCATACTGATGCGGATCGTAGCCTTCCGGTTTGGGAAATTTGACCTGATTATCGGTCGCTGTCGTCAGACACATCCGAAAGCAATAGGCCTGAATCTTATCGTCGCCACTTCCATCTGGCCCTGGCTTCTCGGAAGATATACGGGGCAACAGTCCGCTATTACGATCGCCTTTGTCGACATAGGGATCGGTCGGATATTCAAATTGATGCTTGTGCGTTCGAGCGACTTGGACGCCGTTGATCGTTTCATTATAAACATCATTCGCCTCGCGACCGACGTGATACGAAACGCCAGCGGCAGCCATCAGGTCGCCTTCGTAGGTCGTATCGAGAAAGATCTTGCCTGAGTACGTGTTCCCATCGAGGGTCGAAATGCTGACAACCTTTCCATCAACCTTCTTCACACCGTTCTTGCGATCAAGCCACTGATCGCGGACGACGGGAATTTTGTACTCGTCCACGAGTTCCTCGAATACCTTCTCGGCGACATGCGGCTCGAACACCCACATGCTGTTGGCGTCGGTCCGATAGCGACTGTATTGTTCAGGCTTTTGTTGACGCCAAGCGTCTGGTTGGTCGTAGTGTTTCTTTACACGTTGGTAGAATTCCAGCGACAACCCACCAATGGCATTCTTATCGCCACTATCGGTCCATCCGAGCCCGCCACTCGAAAGTCCGCCGAGATGCTTATCGGGAGAAACAACGACAACCGTTTTGCCCATTTTCTTGGCTTGAACTGCAGCCGCGATGGCGGCAGAAGTCCCTCCGTAAATAACAACATCATAGTGTTGGGGCGCCGCAGAAACGGCAGTCGCCATGCTGGATAATGCGATAGCGAACGTTAACAGGCATCGAATCACGGGAAGAACTCCAAAAAGGCAGGGTTTTCGAGGTTCTAATATGGTAGCCCAAAGCTAACGCGGATCAATCCACCCAGAAGCAAGCACTGCGTTGCCTAATACGCCAATAAAACAAAGAAACCTGAGATTACCGTGCCAGAAGTCCCAACGCCCTAATACACCCACAGATAAGAACCTGGTTTTGCCATCGAAACATTTCCGTTTCCGTTTCCCCCAATTCGCCTGACACACACTTTGTCCGGTCGCTACCGATTGAACTGTTGACATCCCCTGGGGCGACAAGATTTCATGCGAACGGCGGGAACTTCATGAAACGCTAACCGTTTAGCACGTTCCGAGACCAGACGCCGAATTTATATTCAAGGTGTTTGACGATTCTTCACCGTGCTCGGTACCACAATCCATCATGTCAGAACCTCACTCTCCTTTGCCTGAACAACCGCTTGTTTCGGTCGTTATGGGCGTATGGAATCCGCATCCACGTCATTTTCCCGAAGTGGTCGAGAGCATCCTCGCGCAGACCTATCAGAATCTGCAGATTATCTTGATTGAGGATCCGTCAGAGCGCGACGGACGCGAGATGATTAATCATTTGAAAGATGATCGTTTCACCCATATTCGCAACGAAACACGCACCAGCTTGCCCGATCAGCTCAATCAAGGGCTCAAAATTGCCACAGCAGACTTGATCGCCAGGGGTGATGCGGACGACATTTGGGAGCCTCATCGCGTTGCCACCCAGGCCCAGTGCTTTCATGAAGACCCTGAATTGGTTGTCTTGGGAAGTACTTTGAACATTATCGATGACGATGGAAATCATCTCGGCTACCGCGACTATCCCCGCAAGCACGATACGATTGTAAATGCCCTCCGGCGTTATTGTCCGATTGCCCACCCGGTGGTGATGTTCAAGCGAGAAGCGGTCATGGCACTAGGTGGATACCACAAAGACTTCTACGTGGAAGACTACGATCTTTGGTGTCGCCTAGCTAAAGCCGGCGCTAAGTTTGAAAACTACCCCGAGCCGCTGGTCCGTTACCGCGTTCACCCGGAAAGCATGAAGAGTACCAAGCTCAAAAAACAGCTAGGGGAAACCATCCGCATGAAAGAGGCCCATTTTCGCGGGAAGATGGTCGGCGCAGATCGCATGCGACTTCTGGCAGAACGGGGCCTGATGATGATGCCGAGTAAGTTTGTCCTGTGGCTGTTTGGCCAAATGACTTTCAGCAAGGAACTTCCCTCTTCTAACTAAGCCCAGTTTCAGCCAATTATTGGCACGCTTTGTGCGTTAGGTCTGGGTTGTTTAAACGAAACCAGTCCTATCGAAAGCAACAACCCATGGGTATTATTTCCTGGATCGTATTCGGCCTCATTGCCGGGGCATTAGCCAAGTTTCTCTTTCCCGGAGACGACCCCGGCGGCTGCATCGTCACCATCATCATTGGTATTGTGGGAGCCACAGTGGGTGGCTTCATTGCGACCGGGCTCGGATACGGCACAGTTACCGGATTCAATCTATACAGTTTTGGCGTTGCAATACTGGGCGCCATGGTCGTCCTGGCCATCTACCGCGTTTTAATTGGCGGCAAAAAAGAATAGCCTGTATTTGCTCGAGAGAAGAACACAGCCTGGGAGATGACCTTCAGGCTGTGAATATGTCGATTGCAACACTAACATCCCATGCGATGTGGCTGCGAAACTGCCGGACAAATAAGCCTCTGGAATGTAACTTAGACTTCTAAGTATTGACCAATCTTGGTTTTGATTTCATCGCGAACCCGCCGAAAAGTAGGCATATTCTCCGCATCTGTGCCCTGAGCCTCAGCCGGGTCGTTAAACGGCCAATGGAGCATCTCTTTGGCACCAGGATAGACGGGAAACTCTTCTTTGGCGTTGTCACAAACCGTAACCACCAGATCAAACGGTTGATTCCAGAAATTGCTGGCTAACTTGCTTTCGTAGCTGCTAATATCGACGCCCCACTCTTTCATCGCTTCAATTGCCAGGGGATGCACGTAGCCCGATGGCTTTGAGCCGGCCGAGTAGGCCTCCCATTTACCTTGGCCTAATAGCTTCCAAATAGCTTCAGCCATTTGCGAGCGACATGAGTTCCCTGTGCATATGATCAAAACACGTTTTGTGAATTTCCCCGCCGCAGGATGCCCCGATACAACGATTGCGTTGGAATCTGTTTCTGGCTGAATGAATTGATAAGCAAAAACAGCCAGTACCGCACCGGCAATCGTAGCCACGATATAGATCCACAAATGTTCCCAATGACCACTCACCAAAGCCGGAGCAATGGATCGAGCCGGATTCATCGATGCTCCGCATATGGGGCCAGCGAACATCGCTTCTAATCCGACGGTTGCACCAATGGCAGCGCCCGCCATAATGCCTTTTTCCTTCGCACCGGTGGCGACATTAAGAATGATAAACATCAGAAAGAATGTGAGGATGACCTCGAACACAAAGGACTGCCACCAGACCCCCGCAGGCAACGTAGTGCCCAGGGTATCATGCTCTAAAAAAAGCACTCTTAAAGTGGCACTTGCCGCAATAGCCCCTGATAGCTGGGCAATGAGATACGGGGCAATTTCTTTACCTTCAAACTGACGAGCAACCCAAAACCCGATTGTCACTGCTGGGTTGAGATGCGCCCCCGAGATGTCGCCTATCGCGTAGATCAGTGCCATCACAACCAGGCCGAAGGTCAACGCAATACCGACATGAGTAACGGACTGCTGGCTGACATCATTGACGATGATAGCGCCCGTCCCTGCGAAGACGAGAGCAAACGTCCCAATTGCTTCTGCAACATAGCGTCTCACGAATGACTGTCTCCAACACAAGCAGAAGTTCGCTCTCGCCGTCTCATTAGACGACGGTTTCTAAACAATGCAAGAAACCAGCGAAGCAACCACAAGTGGACCTATAACTGTTCAGCGTACCTTCTCGTCACGATTCAATAAGCCCAATCACCTTGCGTACGGCTGGATGCCTGAAAAACCGTCGATTGATCACAACCGAAGCGCTAAGCAACCTCGATAACGCACGTATCACGCTACCCAACCATGCCGGCATGACCAGCCTACATGGGTGGAAGACCATCACCTTTTACTACGGCAGGGATTTCAGAGCGAGTTTATTTCCGATTATTTCTTGGATCAATGGCAATGTGGTCATGCTCAATCCTGGCAATAAAACCGTAATACCAAATGACATAACAATTTACATCACCCGCATGTGATCAGCCCATACGACAAATCGCTGAAATATCAGACGAATTATCTCTCCGTTTCTCGGGATGATTTGCTCCTTAGGCGATAGCAGCAGCCGGGAGTTTAGGGCGAATATATCAAGTTTAACGACAGAGACTGCCGATCACACTTAGAAATACGAACGACAATCTATCCGTGCGCGCCGTATCCCAATCAGAACTATGCCTGCATTCAACATTGAAGCCCTTTCCGAAGTCATCTCAGCCTGCGAAGCAACCGCAGTGGAAGCGTCGGATGCGTTTTCCAGGGCTTTCGATCAAAAGATCCAACTTCAGTTGGGTGAGGGGAGCCCACTCTCCCTCGAAACAGACTTAGCCGACTGGAAGGTCACCGGGCTGGCGATTGTCTTGAACGTCGAATCCCAGGCCGCGTTGATACTGATCCCCCAGCAAAGCGGCCTGCTACCCGATTGGTATGCAACACCAGATCCGACCGGCGAAAGCAAGCTAGCAACACTCGGGCAGGAACTCGGCATGACCCTCTTGCCTGAGGAGTTCATGGCCATGGAGTTCCAAGTTCAGGCCGTCGAAGACCTGGCAGCGGCATGTCGCAACGGAACCCCAGGCGACAGTCCAGCTAAGTTGTCTTTGCAACTAGAGATTGACGGGGTACCACGCGAAGCGCTAATGCTCTGGCCGATGACCAAGCCTGCGAGCGTCTTTCAAGCCGACGAAACCTCGCCAGATGCCGCATCTGCTGAAATGGCCCCGACCCCAACGAAACCTGCGACGGCACCACCCACGAGTCCCCCACCTCAAGCACCGCACTCACGAATCAGCAGCTACAACGAGCTACCAGGCTTCAGCCGTAGTTTGCTGCAAATTGAAGTACCGATCCGAGTGATCTTGGCGGCCAAGAAGATGAAGGTCAACGATATCATCAACGTGGGCGTGGGGACGATCATTCAATTCGACAAGTCTTGCGAGGATACACTCGACGTTGAAATCGGCCGTCAGAAGATTGCTGAAGGGGAAGCCGTGAAGATCGGTGATAAGTTTGGCGTTCGCGTCACGAGCATCACGATGCCTGAAGAACGGTATATCGCTTTGAAAGCACGAAGACGCGTTCGCTAGCAGCGAAGTCAGCGATAGCAGTGACGGGATATCGCTGAATCTTCAACCAAATCGCCGCTCAGTATGTGCGGCTTCTCGCGATAAAACTAACGTTACGCGTTCGGCGCAACCGATTCATTTCAAGGGTTTCCGATGCGTCATTTACGCGGAATGACTCGTCGCCTTTGGTAATCTTGTCCGCGGGGATTCAGCATGTTAGTCGTACTTAGCGATCTCCATCTCACCGACGGCACCAGTTGCGAGACCCTGGATTCAGGGGCCTTTCAGATTTTCACGCAACGGCTCCAAGATCTCGCCGTGCGCGCTTCTTGGCGGAGTGATGGTCAGTACCGCCCCATTCCCCACATCGATATTGTTCTGCTGGGGGACGTTTTGGATATCATGCGATCCTCTCGGTGGCTCATCGATGGCCCAAAACCGTGGAACACTCAAGAGTCCGGCGAATTCTCCAAACGCGTTGGTTCGATCGTCTCTGGCATCCTAACGCGCAACTTAGAAACGACTGCCATCTTCAAAGGAATCAGCGAACGCCAAACCGTGCGCGTTCCAGGGATGTCTCCCGATGGCAAACCAACATTCGACGACGACTTGCAACCCGTTCCCGTTCGCATTCATTACATGGTGGGAAATGCGGACTGGCCGTTGCATTTGCCAGATTCAGAAATGAACCATGTGCGCGGTACCATCGTCGAAGCACTGGGACTCAATAATCAACCGGAACGCCCTTTCGCTCACGAACCAGCCGAGGACCCCCAGTTGTTGGCTGCATTGCGTCAACATCGTATGTTCGCGCGACATGGTGACGTGTTCGATAACCTCAGCTATGCCGGCCACCGCGACCGAGCTAGTCTGGCAGACATTCTTCTAATTGAAGGACTCATGCGTTTTCGCTTCGAGATCCAGCATGGTCTTGGAGAGCAACTGCCAGCGTCATGCCAATTGGGACTTCAGGAACTGGACCACGTTCGTCCTTTGATCATGGCACCAGTGTGCTTGAACCAGATGATGAAAATTTCTTGTCCGGTCACATCGTTGCAATACGAACTGAAGAATTGCTGGGATCGTGTTATTACCCAACTGATGCCGCAGATTTACCAACTAGATCGCGACAACTCCTTCGGCGTGCGAGATCTGGAAGAACTCGGTTCACTACTGAAATTTCGACACCAGGATGAAGAAACTTGGGGCACACGCATCATGGCTTGGCTCCGAAAACAAGGTCAAAGCAAATCGCTTTCGAAGAAGGCGATGGAGGAATGTGAGTTCCGTAGTCGGCGCGCCAAACATATCGTTTTCGGCCATACCCATTCTGATGAAACCGTTCCATTAGATGCAAGTTTCGCCGATGGTTATATGCTCAGCCAACTCTATTTCAACTGCGGAACATGGCGTCGGGTCTATTCGCCTACGTGTAGCGCAGGAGATTGGCGCGAGTTCCTTCCTTCTGAGAAGATGACCTACCTGACCTTCTACCGAGATGACGAACGACAAGGTTCTCCTTACGAGGTTTGGAGCGGGATTCTCGGAACCGCGCCGTCACCAATTCGTCGAATTCGCCTGGATGGGGCACAGAACGTGATGGCTCCTAAAGCGAACCCTGTGTTCACTCCCCCTCTCCGATCACCCGGGAAATCTTCTTCGCTGGGTGGTCACACAATCCCCGCGCCCCCCTCTCCAGTCTATGAACCTCTAGGGGGTCCACTACGCAAATCGAATGAATCGATAGGTCCGCAACGATAACCTAACGTCCTTTGCGGAAACCCACACGGAAAGTCTCGCCCGCATCCCCCAGGATTCAAGTAGACTATCGACAGGGGCAGGCACGTTGGAGATTCTTCCTTCTTTTTGGAGATGTCAGACGGTATGTCGCAGGCGATCGTAGTTCAAACAACGACCGATAGTTCTGCGAATGCAGAGAAGCTTGCCGAGACCATCGTTCAAAATGCCCAAGGGGCATGTGTACAGATTGTTGGTCCCATAAAATCTGTCTACAAGTGGCAAGAAACGATCCAAAAAGAAGAAGAGTTTTTGGTCTCGATCAAGACGACGAGGCCGTTTTTTTCCTCATTAGCCGAACTGATTCGCCAGCACCATAAGTACGAAGTTCCTGAGATTATTGCGCTTCCTATCATTGATGGGTCGAGCGAATATTTGGAGTGGGTGGCCAATCAGGTTCATAATTAGTAAGAAGTCGATGTATCGGTTTCACGTTTCGGTGCATGCTCGCCCCCGATCACTGCAGTTGGGTCCTCTCGTTCAAGCACGAGGACTTCGGCTTCAGACATTGTCGATATCGCCTATCGTGTTGGGCGAGCCAATGGGGTGCTCCTTCGAGAGCGCGCAATCCCGCCTGATCAACCTACCTCGCATGTTGTTTGAGCCTGATGGCTCATTCGTCTGGGTGCACGAGAACGATGGGGATGACGCCTGGCAGCTAGATGGCGTCTTGTTTGATCGTAATGGCCGTTTGCATTCTGCTGAAATTAAAGGGAATTGCTCGGACGAAGCGTTTGATACGCTTTTAAGCGCACTGGGCTGGCCTGGGACGGACCTTGTCTTTCAACTGTCCGACGAAGCCATCTTTATCGATGAAGGCGAGTTTCGTCGGTTCGCTGCCTCTCAAGACGGACAGGCTTGAATGCTAAGTTACCGTGGCCCGAACAGTTCCTGCAGGCCTCGATTGATCCCGTCCTGAATCGCTCCCCGAGCAGCATTATCAATCAAGCCTCGGGTCATCTGTTCAATCACTTGACTGTCGATTTTCGGCTGATGCATAGACCCCGAGATGGGTACATTCAGCGCGGTGCCTCGCATAGACGCCAACCAGGGAGCTTTCTCGACCCAACTGTCTTGAATCGGAATGGAGGCCATCATTTGCATCTGTTGGTTAGCGTCTACCCAGCCGGATGTAATCACCTGAACGGTCCCCGACTGAACGATCAGGTTTTCGTGATACACGCGACCCTTGACCATCCGGTAGCGAACCTGCTGCGGTGGCAAGGTCAGAAGCGACGCGGAATCTTGGCCGATCGCTGCAGCCGGTTTTCCTTGAACCAACGCTTCCACGTTTCGAGCAAGCATTACGTATCCCTGGGCCAGCGGACCAGACCGTACTTCGGCTCCTTGAATGTGCAGCACGCCGTTGGACTCGCCTTGGATGGGATCAGCGATGGGGAACAGTCCTCGTTCCACGT
This window encodes:
- a CDS encoding endonuclease/exonuclease/phosphatase family protein, with the protein product MLTFRALPLLLLAIGVVSAAAAQEPTRVRVVSYNIHHGEGTDGKLDLKRIAQVLSDAKPDIVALQEVDQNTKRTENVDQTAVLAKLLKMNSVFGGNIDFQGGRYGNAILTKYSSISVTNHPLPALTSGEQRGLMEADISVPGMKQPLKFLATHFDYRGDDKERVASCEMIAQLIRDWGNRPALLAGDLNALPESRTLTLLENDWTRANRHILATFPSDTPTRQIDYIMLRPMEGWKVVEYRVLDSPVASDHRGILAVLDWAEPSTK
- a CDS encoding FAD-dependent oxidoreductase: MIRCLLTFAIALSSMATAVSAAPQHYDVVIYGGTSAAIAAAVQAKKMGKTVVVVSPDKHLGGLSSGGLGWTDSGDKNAIGGLSLEFYQRVKKHYDQPDAWRQQKPEQYSRYRTDANSMWVFEPHVAEKVFEELVDEYKIPVVRDQWLDRKNGVKKVDGKVVSISTLDGNTYSGKIFLDTTYEGDLMAAAGVSYHVGREANDVYNETINGVQVARTHKHQFEYPTDPYVDKGDRNSGLLPRISSEKPGPDGSGDDKIQAYCFRMCLTTATDNQVKFPKPEGYDPHQYALLARYLKGGWKGVFNKFDPAPNFKTDTNNHGAFSTDNIGMNYDYPEASYERRKEIIQEHETYQKGWLYFIANDPSIPKDIQDRMNKWGLAKDEFVDNGNWPHQIYVREARRMIGPVVMCEPMLKAQVPTPKSIGMGSYNMDSHNVQRFVNEQGHVRNEGDIQISPGGPYPISYDSVTPKKEECTNLLVPVCVSSSHIAYGSIRMEPVFMILGQSAATAACMAIDQDIAVQDVEYAELSERLLKDGQVLEMERKRFAPKQVIDPKKLDGIVVDDTQAQMSGAWPVSSSVSGYVGTGYVHDENKAQGKKSISFRVSKLEAGKYDVRVAYSNNPNRASNVPVSVTTQGKEVYSGTIDQKKAPSIDKVFVSLGKFELSGETVVTLTNEGVDGYVVADAVVFLPAQ
- the cutA gene encoding divalent-cation tolerance protein CutA, which gives rise to MSQAIVVQTTTDSSANAEKLAETIVQNAQGACVQIVGPIKSVYKWQETIQKEEEFLVSIKTTRPFFSSLAELIRQHHKYEVPEIIALPIIDGSSEYLEWVANQVHN
- a CDS encoding GlsB/YeaQ/YmgE family stress response membrane protein; translation: MGIISWIVFGLIAGALAKFLFPGDDPGGCIVTIIIGIVGATVGGFIATGLGYGTVTGFNLYSFGVAILGAMVVLAIYRVLIGGKKE
- a CDS encoding FliM/FliN family flagellar motor C-terminal domain-containing protein; translated protein: MPAFNIEALSEVISACEATAVEASDAFSRAFDQKIQLQLGEGSPLSLETDLADWKVTGLAIVLNVESQAALILIPQQSGLLPDWYATPDPTGESKLATLGQELGMTLLPEEFMAMEFQVQAVEDLAAACRNGTPGDSPAKLSLQLEIDGVPREALMLWPMTKPASVFQADETSPDAASAEMAPTPTKPATAPPTSPPPQAPHSRISSYNELPGFSRSLLQIEVPIRVILAAKKMKVNDIINVGVGTIIQFDKSCEDTLDVEIGRQKIAEGEAVKIGDKFGVRVTSITMPEERYIALKARRRVR
- a CDS encoding glycosyltransferase, which encodes MSEPHSPLPEQPLVSVVMGVWNPHPRHFPEVVESILAQTYQNLQIILIEDPSERDGREMINHLKDDRFTHIRNETRTSLPDQLNQGLKIATADLIARGDADDIWEPHRVATQAQCFHEDPELVVLGSTLNIIDDDGNHLGYRDYPRKHDTIVNALRRYCPIAHPVVMFKREAVMALGGYHKDFYVEDYDLWCRLAKAGAKFENYPEPLVRYRVHPESMKSTKLKKQLGETIRMKEAHFRGKMVGADRMRLLAERGLMMMPSKFVLWLFGQMTFSKELPSSN
- a CDS encoding MIP family channel protein, which codes for MRRYVAEAIGTFALVFAGTGAIIVNDVSQQSVTHVGIALTFGLVVMALIYAIGDISGAHLNPAVTIGFWVARQFEGKEIAPYLIAQLSGAIAASATLRVLFLEHDTLGTTLPAGVWWQSFVFEVILTFFLMFIILNVATGAKEKGIMAGAAIGATVGLEAMFAGPICGASMNPARSIAPALVSGHWEHLWIYIVATIAGAVLAVFAYQFIQPETDSNAIVVSGHPAAGKFTKRVLIICTGNSCRSQMAEAIWKLLGQGKWEAYSAGSKPSGYVHPLAIEAMKEWGVDISSYESKLASNFWNQPFDLVVTVCDNAKEEFPVYPGAKEMLHWPFNDPAEAQGTDAENMPTFRRVRDEIKTKIGQYLEV
- a CDS encoding DUF1559 domain-containing protein; the encoded protein is MKFQVTRNALSARKGFTLVELLVVIAIIGVLISLLLPAVQQAREAARRMQCQNNLKQIGLALHNYHDTYLSLASGNQGMVNAAGTQYNGHGWTWQASILPFLEQRALYDSIQGATDGYGSESGSSGSGKPVIVLENDVQVFWCPSQEDVRNGAQKYAVGDQPSNYNGNMGTRIGNGNDNCVCTGVSTVAEMKSEDWGCMNGNGVFYVASKTRFADVKDGLSNTIFVSEVVDTGGDVIGHFSGGCDRHAMFSGGADGNPPTEMTEYLIAAEGNDPINGGSEEAAGSWHAGGAQFLLGDGSVRFLSENMDMATYQGLSTRSGREVLGEF